The following are from one region of the Nocardioides marmotae genome:
- a CDS encoding DUF1501 domain-containing protein, giving the protein MTSSTHSSDSASASASASDAACCAEFARVSRRGLIGGALAMAGAATAIGSAVVTASPARAASADAVLVVLSLRGAADGLSLVVPHGDPVYYAARPRIAVPAGSLLAKDAMFGLHPNLAPLVPLWRSGRLAAVHATGLPAPNRSHFAAMEEVEDANPGSAARQGWLNRLISTDTRRSPLQAVALGGGVVPTSLYGAEPVMSTGSVKAVSIPGDDQWDTTGGRVRSLHTMWDRDTGPLGRAVGSAFAAVDAFGPARATPDRSAAYPGSDLGTSLAEVARVIRGDVGVEVLTVDQGDWDMHSDLGTLEWGRMRRNVGDLAASIAAFFADLGPLASKVTLVTISEFGRRVVENDSNGLDHGYGNVMLLAGAGVKGGRYYGTWPGLADTLDADLLVTTDYRSVLAEVVASRFRASTAKVFPGFRPEAVGVMTSL; this is encoded by the coding sequence ATGACCTCCTCGACGCACTCCTCCGACTCCGCCTCAGCCTCAGCCTCCGCCTCCGACGCCGCCTGCTGCGCGGAGTTCGCCCGCGTCTCCCGGCGCGGCCTGATCGGCGGCGCGCTGGCGATGGCCGGCGCCGCCACCGCGATCGGCTCGGCCGTGGTCACGGCCTCCCCCGCGCGCGCCGCGAGCGCGGACGCCGTGCTGGTCGTGCTCTCGCTGCGCGGCGCCGCCGACGGCCTCTCCCTCGTGGTCCCTCACGGCGACCCGGTCTACTACGCCGCCCGCCCGCGGATCGCGGTCCCGGCCGGCAGCCTGCTCGCCAAGGACGCGATGTTCGGCCTGCACCCGAACCTCGCGCCGCTGGTGCCGCTGTGGCGCTCGGGCCGGCTCGCGGCCGTCCACGCCACCGGGCTGCCGGCCCCGAACCGCTCACACTTCGCCGCCATGGAGGAGGTCGAGGACGCCAACCCGGGCTCGGCCGCTCGCCAGGGCTGGCTCAACCGGCTCATCAGCACCGACACCCGGCGCTCCCCGCTCCAGGCGGTCGCCCTCGGCGGCGGCGTCGTGCCGACCAGCCTGTACGGCGCCGAGCCGGTCATGTCGACGGGGTCGGTCAAGGCGGTGTCCATCCCGGGCGACGACCAGTGGGACACCACCGGCGGCCGGGTCCGCTCGCTGCACACGATGTGGGACCGCGACACCGGCCCGCTGGGTCGCGCCGTCGGATCGGCGTTCGCGGCGGTCGACGCCTTCGGGCCCGCGCGGGCGACGCCGGACCGCTCCGCGGCGTACCCCGGATCCGACCTGGGCACGTCGCTCGCCGAGGTCGCCCGGGTGATCCGCGGCGACGTCGGGGTGGAGGTGCTCACCGTCGACCAGGGCGACTGGGACATGCACTCCGACCTCGGGACGCTCGAGTGGGGCCGGATGCGACGCAACGTCGGCGACCTCGCCGCCTCGATCGCGGCGTTCTTCGCCGACCTCGGTCCGCTGGCCTCCAAGGTCACGCTGGTGACGATCAGCGAGTTCGGCCGCCGGGTGGTCGAGAACGACAGCAACGGGCTCGACCACGGCTACGGCAACGTGATGCTGCTGGCCGGCGCCGGGGTCAAGGGCGGCCGCTACTACGGCACCTGGCCCGGGCTGGCCGACACCCTCGACGCCGACCTGCTGGTGACCACCGACTACCGCAGCGTGCTCGCCGAGGTCGTCGCGAGCCGGTTCCGCGCCTCGACCGCCAAGGTCTTCCCCGGCTTCCGGCCCGAGGCGGTCGGGGTGATGACCTCGCTCTGA
- a CDS encoding YciI family protein, with protein MPAYLLAFPGGAMDLTDVPLDRVSEESHAAVREAKAAGVWVFGGGILDEVAPVRVAADGSVTPGAHPEHAGLPGGFAVLRTASRADAEAWAARFAAACRAPQGLWQFGDDPES; from the coding sequence ATGCCCGCCTACCTCCTCGCCTTCCCCGGAGGCGCGATGGACCTGACCGACGTCCCGCTCGACCGCGTGAGCGAGGAGTCCCACGCCGCCGTCCGGGAGGCCAAGGCCGCCGGTGTCTGGGTCTTCGGCGGCGGGATCCTCGACGAGGTCGCCCCGGTCCGCGTCGCCGCGGACGGCTCGGTCACGCCGGGCGCCCACCCCGAGCACGCCGGGCTCCCGGGCGGGTTCGCGGTGCTGAGGACGGCCTCCCGAGCCGACGCCGAGGCGTGGGCGGCCCGCTTCGCCGCAGCGTGCCGGGCACCGCAGGGACTCTGGCAGTTCGGCGACGACCCCGAGTCCTGA